The Plasmodium coatneyi strain Hackeri chromosome 11, complete sequence DNA segment TGggagagggaaaattttatttgtttaatGAAAATATTCTCAAGTAAGATGAATTATCAGCTCTCTGGATTACAAAATTCCTTCCTACAAAAGCTTACACTTGAGAATTATAAATTGTATACAGTTTTAAAGAGACCCCTTGATTATAGAGAACACATGTACTTTTGCACCTTTGCCGGGGAGTACTTGATTAACAAAATAGTCTCCtcgaagttttttttcatgattAATATTTACAAGTAAGGTTTGCATGTCCAATTGGTTGTGCTGCTCTCGGCACACCAGTCCTTTTTGCCCTTTTAATGCTTCTTTCTTTtgcgactttttttttgcccccctttttgtgatCTCTCGCCGTTTGCCGGTTAGCCGTATTTTTTACGTTCCAGCATgatcttcccccttttaaactAAAACgcgttttttaaaactttttttgttttcttcccctatGGAACACTTATTTGTAAATTCGCTGAGTGCACAAGTGCAGAGAAGCAATTGCGGCTAGCGTATACCACAGGACACACGCACTGCACATCCTGTTTCATCAAAATGTGCCACTATATTACCACTTAACAGTGAAAACACCAAGGTAAAAAGGGGTCGCTGCACATTCTTCCAGCTCATTCCCCAAAGGcgaaacacacaaaaaaaaaaaaaaaaaaaataaaataaatgataagataaaataaggagaaaTCACCATTTTGAGGGCTGCTCGAAGAAGCATTAAAAACGGCCTCGAAATATTCAGCCCCCATGTTGGAAAATATGAGAAAGCGCGTGTAGGCTAACAAATTTACCCCAGCACACATTTAGACCGAGCGATGTACCCGCACATGTGTAGATTCGCCCCCCACCCCCCGACAGCTACATCATGAATTGTGTTTTTCCTCTCTCAAAATAACGTCATGTGTGCACATCTTTtctgttcccctttttcgcaCGCCAAGACGTCCCCCCATTGGACCTTTTTAAACACACTAATGGGTTACTCCTGCTGCTGATTATGCAACAACTTTCATACCCATGTGCATGCGCATGCGCATGGACGGGCGTCGTCCTCCTCTTGGGTGGAGTGTATTACTTCATTTGGCATTATCTAagtcaaagaaaaaagcaacttCCCAATTGGTTgcaagaaaagggaaacgtTGCCTTCATAATTGCTCACCCAGATGATGaaattatgtttttttttccaaccatAAAATTACTAtttgataagaaaaaaaaagaagagatttttcttctgtcTCTTTCAAATGGGGATTTTTATGGTCAGGGAAAAATCCGAGAAAAGGAATTGTACCATGTTTGGTCCTACCTAGGGGGGGTCAAAAACAACTGCAAAGTTATGAATGACCCGGATGTGCAAGACGGTTCGGCCTTCTGGAATGAGAAACATCTTGTGGACATCCTAGCAGACTACTGCACACAGTATAACATAAGAAACGTAAGTTTTAGCCACCACGCAAGTGGGGAACATCAGCATCGGGGTGCAGGATATACATATGTGAGTATGTATGAGCGATTATTCATGTTCCATGTCCCTTTAGGTTCTAACGTTTGACAGCTACGGAGTGTCTGGCCACCCTAACCATATTAGCACCCATGGGAGTGTGCGGTAATGTTGTCACTTAGATACATCTGCACGTATCTTTCGGTATCATCCTCACTCTtacacacatgcatatacacacGGGCGTATCATTTTATGCCAAGTTTGCTACAACGCCCATCCATACACACGCATGAACAACTGGAGAGTGTTTCTGTACCACTATGGGTGCGCATATTTTGGCgcgcaaaaatggaatcCCCACCCCCGTACCTCTACTTTCAGATTGTTGTCCAAGCGGATGGGCATAAAAGTGCTTACCCTACATTCGACCCATTTGATAGTTAAATACTTGGGCATGTTTTCCCTACCCTTTCTCTTACACAagaagtacttttttttttttttttttttccagcatATGGTGGAGCAATTCGTTCCTCTTTTCCTGACATATTTGGCTATTCAATATTTCGTATTTGCCGCTTAAacgattcttttttttttttttttttttttaacaccccCGTCTAGATTTCTGACGTTTCGGTTTAATCCCGTCTTACTGCTACGGTGCGAGCATTGAAAGGAGTATGTTTGCGAAGAAAAGGCGGCCTTCTTACcaagttcatattttttctttccctttcttttttcccctccccagGTTGATGTACCTCTACAGGTCCCAGTTCGTGTATTACCGCATTTTGTTTTGCCTCTTCTCTCAGTAAGTGCATACCAAATGAGCAGGGAGTACGAAGCGGTTGCACAAGGGCAGTTGCAACGCGCTGCTTCCAAGTTGCTTCATGCAGGTCTTTTGGCAGTATATGTGCCATCCCCTTAAAAGCACCCCTTGATGGCACTACAAAACGAAGCAAACACATTGCACATGGATGTTTTACCCACGTGCTGACTTAACTCCTCCGCAGGTACGCCTACTACAACACCTTCGACTTGATCACCTAAATCAAATTTaaactttaatttttttaaattaaaaaattcgtAAGGGGATAGagttatatacatatgcgtatatatatattcaaaattGGTGGATGGattacttgtaaaaaaatgggagcgTGGTTGAACACATGTGGATGACGACGCGTGACacataagcatatatatgtttatgtatGCGTACACACAGACGAGGGCAACACGCACATATGCCTTCtctatacatgtgtgtgcgggattgtatttttttttttttttttttcccattaatTTTACACGCAATGAATAACTGATGAAGTATCATCGAAATCAAATACACACACGAATGCATATATGCCTTGgtatgtaatatatacataatgaattgtaaaaaaaaaaaaatataccattatattttgcatcttaaaacgaaaaaaatggggaaaatgggaaaaaagaaaaatggaaaaaaaaagacgataaagaaaaagggaaatgacAGCAATGGGGGGTTCATAGaagtgtatatgtaataaaaaaagaaggaagatcatttaaaaaaaattggaatttattttcttaaaaaaagggcacaCGTGTGTGTAGTGTGTACATgtttacacacacatacgcaCGCACGGATGCACAAATGTTTGCTGCTCGTTccgcaaaaggggaagttgattaaaaaatataagcagaGGAGCgcgcacacacatacatacatatatatatgcagttGCATACGTGTGTACGTAAATGTGCAGGGGTGTATACTCGAGATACTTCCGTGAACGGCTTTCGAAAGGACATCTCGGCTAAAAGCAACGTCACGTTCTCCTGCATATGCGTGGAAGTACGTTATACGGTTGGCGCGCGTACACACCCATGcacaatatacacatttaagtaataatatacaagtttttttccctataaaaaaatagtggaaataaaaaataagcgGAAATGCCCTCAGGGGGAATATATCTTCTACTGTGAGATTTGACTAATCTGTATCAGTTTCCAAGCCAAGTTGCGCACATTAATTTATTCCTTGTGTTGTAACAAACGTCCATATGGTGATAAAAAATAGCTGCACATTTTCCATGCTCAACTAGCCAATTGTTCGCCTTGTccgttgaaaaaaaaaaaaaaaaaaaaagccttcTTTAGGGTAACCTTTTTCAAACGTTTCCAGTTTAGGgatgtgtaaatatattgTCCATTCGCGCTGGTTGGATCTTTTCACCTTTAAACAAATACACACTCCACAACGGATGAGAAATAACGGCCGGGTCGAAACCCCTCCCTCCAGCTGGTTCAGTTCACCTCCGGGGGGAGCTTATCATTCTTGTTTCTTTCCGCACTcatgataaaatttttgacGTCATCTAACTTTAGGTGTTGCAAGATGTTATCGCTATTGATggtgttcattttgttcatgtTTCCTTGAGGGAGAGTTCTACTTGGATTGTTTCTGCTGATCATGGATTCGTTACGCGCCTTATCTGCGTTGTTACTTTGGCTCCTTCTGTTGTCACTGTTgttggtggtgctgctgcttGTGTTCTTCACATTTGTTGTGTTTTTTGAGTTGCTGGGGCTTTTGGCACTTCCTGGGCTTCTAGCATTTGCGGGGCTCTTAGTATTTCCAGGACTTCTGGTGTTGCCGGGGCTTTTGGTATTGCTGGGACTTTTGGAGTTGCTGGCGCTTTTCACCAAGACGGGACGCTTCACATTACTGAGGCTCTTAGCAGTGGCGCTTCCCGTTGCACCAGTCTTCGCGCTTCccatgttgtttttttccccactggCACTAGAACTGTTGCTCGGTTTCTTCCTGCGGTAGAGAATATACTCCTGCACCTTGTTATTGCCGCAGGCCTCGGATGAgcttgtaattttttttatgtcataGTCCACATTTCCATCCACAGCACAGGAGGTGACTCGTTGGTATGCGGGTTCGCTTCTCTTAAAGTGAAAATTAGTTCTTGAGTCCATGTTGATGGAGGTACTTCTCTCCTGATTCGGTTCATGTCTATCAGtttgcaccattttttttttcatcaagTTGGTGTTGGCACAAAGGTTTAGCAATTTCTTTTCTATatcttcacattttaaattcttatcaatattaaaaatgtccACATTAAAGTCGTTAATGGAGGTAAagttgctgctgctgttaTGGTGACGGTGTCTACTAAATTCATCTGCTTTGTCGATGGTCTTCATCGGATGGGAACGGGAAGACGCTGCCATATCTTTCATGTTGGGACTGGGCGTGGTGGATGTAGTGGACCCCTTATTCGTGAACATACAATACTTGGTGTTCTTCtcaaacatatttttatacatcTCGGGGctaaaatttattttgtt contains these protein-coding regions:
- a CDS encoding N-acetylglucosaminylphosphatidylinositol deacetylase yields the protein MQQLSYPCACACAWTGVVLLLGGVYYFIWHYLSQRKKQLPNWLQEKGNVAFIIAHPDDEIMFFFPTIKLLFDKKKKEEIFLLSLSNGDFYGQGKIREKELYHVWSYLGGVKNNCKVMNDPDVQDGSAFWNEKHLVDILADYCTQYNIRNVLTFDSYGVSGHPNHISTHGSVRLLSKRMGIKVLTLHSTHLIVKYLGMFSLPFLLHKKFLTFRFNPVLLLRLMYLYRSQFVYYRILFCLFSQYAYYNTFDLIT